In Arachis hypogaea cultivar Tifrunner chromosome 2, arahy.Tifrunner.gnm2.J5K5, whole genome shotgun sequence, a genomic segment contains:
- the LOC112739400 gene encoding uncharacterized protein isoform X2 yields MDVNDPLDFELEDEFLKPPPNVSNKRRKKVIGLDDLLTDHLRELEKLKEEQNEQEKPKTKKAKKDASSYDDDEDPREAYLTKLVEKCENQLKDFGEEEDIPLWGVKVFGDKKAFPPLEFPELGSCNLLQSFLNSELNSVVELAAEKGDNFLEGLLINGWLPKLAFLCGHIEKPVAIWSFNTMLYSSNEELRNSSSDFWCAVLSSRKEVDQLPVEIAWFPEYSDLRTALDTHGFLFEFSSSGEPKNLDSDTGEPPQNIRAWLKFVTACCLIRSKRPVFSVVEAEELIEIIICLFLDRQFQGLLVLLNDCVEAIVNYFTDQEWHSSCEKIAKFIASRVSKDLNCIQSVECIPVASSRCKQLKSAMAYQNLLSCFDGAHNGEDILRLLRAINFKDKSCDFFKMYIYLVLTENWVLSNSLIEDNPVIYEMFCLFLRQCSSLISASDLRSYASKVRHRAAYLMHFSIYK; encoded by the exons ATGGACGTCAACGACCCTTTGGATTTTGAGTTAGAGGATGAATTTCTCAAACCCCCGCCCAACGTTAGCAATAAAAG GAGGAAGAAGGTTATTGGGTTGGATGATCTTCTTACTGATCATTTAAGAGAACTGGAAAAGCTCAAAGAAGAACAGAATGAGCAGGAAAAGCCAAAGACAAAAAAGGCTAAGAAGGATGCAAGTTcctatgatgatgatgaagatccCAGGGAAGCTTACTTGACAAAACTTGTTGAGAAGTGTGAAAATCAG TTGAAAGATtttggtgaagaagaagatatTCCTCTCTGGGGAGTGAAAGTCTTTGGAGATAAG AAAGCCTTTCCACCGCTGGAATTTCCTGAGCTTGGAAGCTGCAATCTTCTGCAGTCATTTTTGAACAGTGAGCTGAATTCTGTGGTGGAATTGGCAGCCGAAAAAG GTGATAACTTTCTTGAAGGATTGCTCATCAATGGTTGGCTTCCAAAATTAGCATTCCTCTGTGGTCATATAGAAAAACCAGTAGCCATTTGGTCCTTCAACACAA TGTTATATTCATCAAATGAAGAGCTTCGAAACTCATCCTCTGACTTTTGGTGTGCAGTTCTCTCTTCTAGAAAAGAG GTTGATCAATTGCCTGTCGAAATTGCTTGGTTTCCTGAGTACTCAGATTTGAGAACAGCTCTTGACACTCATGggtttctttttgaattttcatcCAGTGGTGAACCCAAAAATTTAG ATTCTGACACTGGAGAACCACCCCAAAATATTAGAGCCTGGCTCAAATTTGTCACTGCTTGTTGTCTAATACG GAGTAAAAGGCCAGTATTTTCTGTTGTAGAAGCtgaagaactcattgaaattatTATATGTCTATTTCTAGATCGCCAGTTTCAAGGTTTATTAGTGCTTTTGAATGATTGCGTAGAAGCGATTGTCAATTACTTCACAGACCAGGAATGGCATTCAAGTTGTGAGAAGATAGCAAAATTCATTGCTTCCAG AGTCTCAAAGGATTTGAATTGCATCCAATCTGTTGAGTGCATACCGGTAGCTAGCTCCCGTTGTAAGCAACTTAAGAGTGCCATGGCGTATCAGAACCTACTTTCCTGTTTTGATGGA GCCCACAATGGAGAAGACATCCTGAGATTGCTTAGGGCAATTAACTTCAAAGACAAAAGTTGCGATTTCTTCAAGATGTACATTTACCTAGTTTTGACAGAGAACTGGGTTTTGTCCAACTCATTAATCGAAGACAATCCAGTAATCTATGAAATGTTCTGTCTTTTTCTAAGACAATGTTCTAGCTTGATTTCAGCATCAGACCTACGATCATATGCGTCAAAG GTTCGTCATAGGGCCGCATATCTTATGCACTTCTCCATCTACAAGTAA
- the LOC112739400 gene encoding uncharacterized protein isoform X1, whose amino-acid sequence MDVNDPLDFELEDEFLKPPPNVSNKRRKKVIGLDDLLTDHLRELEKLKEEQNEQEKPKTKKAKKDASSYDDDEDPREAYLTKLVEKCENQLKDFGEEEDIPLWGVKVFGDKKAFPPLEFPELGSCNLLQSFLNSELNSVVELAAEKGDNFLEGLLINGWLPKLAFLCGHIEKPVAIWSFNTMLYSSNEELRNSSSDFWCAVLSSRKEVDQLPVEIAWFPEYSDLRTALDTHGFLFEFSSSGEPKNLDSDTGEPPQNIRAWLKFVTACCLIRSKRPVFSVVEAEELIEIIICLFLDRQFQGLLVLLNDCVEAIVNYFTDQEWHSSCEKIAKFIASRVSKDLNCIQSVECIPVASSRCKQLKSAMAYQNLLSCFDGFLCQAHNGEDILRLLRAINFKDKSCDFFKMYIYLVLTENWVLSNSLIEDNPVIYEMFCLFLRQCSSLISASDLRSYASKVRHRAAYLMHFSIYK is encoded by the exons ATGGACGTCAACGACCCTTTGGATTTTGAGTTAGAGGATGAATTTCTCAAACCCCCGCCCAACGTTAGCAATAAAAG GAGGAAGAAGGTTATTGGGTTGGATGATCTTCTTACTGATCATTTAAGAGAACTGGAAAAGCTCAAAGAAGAACAGAATGAGCAGGAAAAGCCAAAGACAAAAAAGGCTAAGAAGGATGCAAGTTcctatgatgatgatgaagatccCAGGGAAGCTTACTTGACAAAACTTGTTGAGAAGTGTGAAAATCAG TTGAAAGATtttggtgaagaagaagatatTCCTCTCTGGGGAGTGAAAGTCTTTGGAGATAAG AAAGCCTTTCCACCGCTGGAATTTCCTGAGCTTGGAAGCTGCAATCTTCTGCAGTCATTTTTGAACAGTGAGCTGAATTCTGTGGTGGAATTGGCAGCCGAAAAAG GTGATAACTTTCTTGAAGGATTGCTCATCAATGGTTGGCTTCCAAAATTAGCATTCCTCTGTGGTCATATAGAAAAACCAGTAGCCATTTGGTCCTTCAACACAA TGTTATATTCATCAAATGAAGAGCTTCGAAACTCATCCTCTGACTTTTGGTGTGCAGTTCTCTCTTCTAGAAAAGAG GTTGATCAATTGCCTGTCGAAATTGCTTGGTTTCCTGAGTACTCAGATTTGAGAACAGCTCTTGACACTCATGggtttctttttgaattttcatcCAGTGGTGAACCCAAAAATTTAG ATTCTGACACTGGAGAACCACCCCAAAATATTAGAGCCTGGCTCAAATTTGTCACTGCTTGTTGTCTAATACG GAGTAAAAGGCCAGTATTTTCTGTTGTAGAAGCtgaagaactcattgaaattatTATATGTCTATTTCTAGATCGCCAGTTTCAAGGTTTATTAGTGCTTTTGAATGATTGCGTAGAAGCGATTGTCAATTACTTCACAGACCAGGAATGGCATTCAAGTTGTGAGAAGATAGCAAAATTCATTGCTTCCAG AGTCTCAAAGGATTTGAATTGCATCCAATCTGTTGAGTGCATACCGGTAGCTAGCTCCCGTTGTAAGCAACTTAAGAGTGCCATGGCGTATCAGAACCTACTTTCCTGTTTTGATGGA TTTTTGTGTCAGGCCCACAATGGAGAAGACATCCTGAGATTGCTTAGGGCAATTAACTTCAAAGACAAAAGTTGCGATTTCTTCAAGATGTACATTTACCTAGTTTTGACAGAGAACTGGGTTTTGTCCAACTCATTAATCGAAGACAATCCAGTAATCTATGAAATGTTCTGTCTTTTTCTAAGACAATGTTCTAGCTTGATTTCAGCATCAGACCTACGATCATATGCGTCAAAG GTTCGTCATAGGGCCGCATATCTTATGCACTTCTCCATCTACAAGTAA
- the LOC112739484 gene encoding uncharacterized protein At1g03900 → MHHRHLTLLLPKTVHLKLKLKFTTLSFSPTKTMSFEVEEEEAYEHTLLVVREVAVYKIPPRASAGGYKCGEWLQSDKIWSGRIRVVSRRDRCEIRLEDPNSGDLFAACFIYPGQRETSVEPCLDSSRYFVLKIEDGRGKHAFIGLGFNERNEAFDFNVALSDHDKYVSREQEKEVAGGDDESQIDIHPAVNHRLKEGETIRINVKHKASSGTGMLSAAGLTGGHAATPKPKPKALSLAPPPTGAGKIRSPLPPPPNDPVAARIASTTRSSDPKSTNESVGHSTDSLSDLSLLKKNLPSTTTSGSTTASGWAAF, encoded by the exons ATGCATCATCGTCATCTCACTCTCTTACTCCCAAAAACAGTTCACCTCAAACTCAAACTCAAATTCACTACTCTCTCTTTTTCTCCCACCAAAACGATGTCGTTTGAGGTGGAGGAAGAGGAGGCCTACGAGCACACTCTATTGGTGGTGCGCGAGGTCGCCGTCTACAAGATCCCGCCGCGCGCCTCCGCCGGCGGCTACAAGTGCGGCGAGTGGCTCCAGTCCGACAAGATCTGGTCAGGTCGGATCCGCGTCGTATCCCGCCGCGACCGCTGCGAGATCCGCCTCGAGGATCCGAACTCCGGTGACCTATTCGCCGCCTGCTTCATCTACCCAGGGCAGCGGGAGACCTCCGTCGAACCTTGCCTCGATTCCTCACGCTACTTCGTCCTTAAGATCGAGGACGGAAGGGggaagcacgcgttcataggattAGGGTTCAATGAGCGAAACGAGGCGTTTGATTTCAACGTCGCGCTCTCCGATCACGATAAGTATGTTAGCAGAGAACAGGAAAAGGAAGTCGCCGGCGGCGACGATGAGTCGCAAATTGATATTCATCCAGCAGTTAACCACCGGCTCAAG GAAGGGGAAACCATCAGGATTAATGTGAAGCATAAAGCATCTAGTGGAACTGGCATGCTCTCAGCTGCGGGACTAACAGGAGGGCATGCTGCAAcaccaaagccaaagccaaaagCCTTGAGTCTTGCTCCCCCTCCGACCGGGGCAGGAAAAATCAGGTCTCCTCTTCCACCTCCTCCTAATGATCCTGTTGCTGCTCGGATTGCTTCTACCACTCGCAGCTCTGATCCTAAATCAACCAATGAAAGTGTGGGACATTCCACTGACTCTCTATCAGATCTTTCTCTACTGAAG AAAAACCTTCCCTCAACCACCACTTCAGGATCAACCACAGCTTCAGGATGGGCAGCATTCTGA